Within the Microbacterium terricola genome, the region CGCCGGGGGAGGCCGCAGCATCCCTTCCCGGCGCGAGCGTGATCACCGGCATGGCCTCCGGCCGCTTCGCCGTGATGGCGTCGCCCGACGACTGGTGCCGCAGCCGCCGGAGCACCCACGGCACGAGGTGGGTGCGTGCCCAGACGAGATCGCCGGCGCGCGCCTCGCGCCAGTTGTGCGCCGGCCGCGGATCGGGCTGCATCGGCTGCAGGTCGTTGGGGACGTTGAGCGCCCGCAGCACCATCCGCGCGACCTCGTGGTGGCCGAGCGGGTTCATGTGCAGCCGGTCGTCGTCGAAGAAGCGCATGTCCTGCACCTCCTTCAGACCCCACTGGTCGGCGACGATCGCGTCGTGCTTCTCGGCGATGGCGCGGATGTTCTCGTTGTAGATCGCCACCCGGCCGCGGATGCCCCGGAACACGGGGGTGAAGTTCGTGTCGATGCCGGTGAACACCACGAGGGTCGCGCCGTCGGCCGACAGGCGCTGCACGGCGTCCTCGAACAGCACGGCGACCGCGTCGGGATCGCCACCAGGCCGGATCACGTCGTTGCCGCCGGCGGAGAAGGTGATGAGGTCGGGTGTGAGGGCCAGTGCGGCGTCGACCTGGCCGTCCACCACCTGCCGGATGAGCTTTCCGCGGACGGCGAGGTTGGCGTACGCGAAGTCGTCGACCTGGCTCGCGAGCACTTCGGCGGCACGGTCCGCCCAGCCGCGCAGGCCATTGGGCGAATCCGGCTCAGGATCGCCGACGCCCTCGGTGAACGAGTCGCCCAGAGCGACGTAGCGACGCCACGGATGGGGGCCCGCGTTCGGGACGTACGGGCTTCTCGGATCGCTGCTCTCAGGCATCGTTCTCCCTCGTTCGTCTGCTCTCGAGCGTACCCGCGGACGCGGCGGCCGATGGTCCGTGGCATCGCTTAGGGTGGTCTCTCGCGTGTTCGAGACGGAAGGGGGTGCCGTGCAGGAGGACCAGACTCTGCTGGCGGATGCCGTCGCCCCGACCGGCGCCGACCCCGAGCACATCGGCAGCTTCGCCGCCGAGCACCTCTCCCCGTCGTACCCGCAGCGCGCGCCGTGGGGCACAGCCCAGCGCCTGCGCGCCTGGCAGGCCGAGGCGCTCGACCAGTACTTCGGGATGGACGGGCCGGACGGCGTCGGGAAGGGCCCGCGCGACTTCCTCGCCGCGGCCACCCCCGGCGCCGGCAAGACCACCTTCGCGCTCCGTCTGGCGAGCGAGCTGCTGCGCCGCCATGTCGTGACGCGGATCGTGGTGGTCGCTCCCACCGAGCACCTGAAGACCCAGTGGGCCGACGCGGCCGCGCGCGTCGGCATCCGGCTCGATCCGGCGTTCAGCAACAGGCACGGGCTGCCGGCGCGCCAGTACCACGGCGTCGCCGTCACGTACGCGCAGGTCGCGGTGAAGTCGTCGGTGCACGAGCGGCTGATCGCCGATGCGCGCACGCTCGTGATCCTCGACGAGGTGCACCACGGCGGCGATGCGCTGAGCTGGGGCGACGCGCTGCGCGAGGCCTACGGGCGCGCCACGCGTCGACTGCTGCTCAGCGGCACCCCGTTCCGCAGCGACACCGCACCCATCCCGTTCGTCGAGTACCACCCCGACGCGAAGGGCCACCGCATCTCGCGCACGGACTACGCCTACGGGTACCGTCGCGCGCTCGAGGACGGCGTCGTGCGACCCGTGCTCTTCCTCGTCTACGCCGGGCAGATGCGCTGGCGCACCCGCACGGGCGACGAGATGGAGGCCCAGCTCGGGCAGGACAACACAAAGGACATCACCGCTCAGGCCTGGCGGACCGCGCTCGACCCCGAAGGAGAGTGGATACCGGCGGTGCTGCAGTCCGCGGACCGCCGGCTCAGCGAGGTGCGCGAGCAGGTGCCCGACGCCGGCGGGCTCGTCATCGCCACCGATCAGACCGCTGCGCGCGCCTACGCCGAGATCCTGCAGCGGATCACCGGGGAGGCGCCCACCATCGTGCTCTCGGACGAGGCCGAGGCGTCCTCGCGGATCGAGACATTCGCGCAGAGCACGTCGCGGTGGATGGTCGCGGTGCGCATGGTGTCCGAGGGCGTCGATGTGCCGCGCCTCGCCGTCGGGGTGTACGCCACCTCGGCCTCGACTCCGCTGTTCTTCGCGCAGGCGATCGGCCGCTTCGTGCGGGCCAGGCGCCGCGGCGAGACCGCGAGCGTCTTCCTGCCGAACGTGCCGACGCTGCTCGCACTGGCGCACGAGCTCGAGGTGCAGCGGGACCACGCCCTCGACCGCGACAGCGAGGGCGACGACGACGGCCTGCTCGACGACGACGCCCTGGCAGCCGCCGAGGAGGGCGACAGCGCCTCCGACGACCTCACGTACGAGTTCACCTACCAGGCGCTCGGCTCGCTCGCGCACTTCGACCGCGTGCTCTACGACGGTCGCGAGTTCGGCCAGCTGGCGGTGCCCGGCACACCCGAGGAGGAAGAGTTCCTCGGCCTGCCCGGCCTGCTGGAGCCCGAGCACGTGCACGAGCTGCTCATGCAGCGCCAGTCCAGGCAGAGCAGGCACCGGAAGGCGCGCGAGGCCGCCGAGGCGCCTGCCGGCGGTCCGCCGCACGACGCGCCGCCTGCCGCACTGCACCGCACGCTCAAGGAGCAGCGGCAGCTACTGAACAGCCTCGTCGGGCTGTACGCCCGGCAGGCGGGGGAGCAGCACGGTCTCGTGCACGCCGAGCTGCGTCGCATCTGCGGCGGGCCGGCCGTCTCGCACGCCACCGTCGCCCAGCTGCAGGCCCGCATCGACGTGCTGCGCAAGCGCGTGCACTCCTAGCCGGCACTCCTCGCGCGGGCGGGTTCGGAACCCCGAAATGCTGGCAATCCCGGCATCGACGGGCCACAGCATCCCGTCTGCTCAGTAGCGTGGATCCGTTCCCCTTCCCACAGCCGCTTCGGAGGCCTCGTTGAGCGCGCCCGCCGTTCCCCCCAGCCGTGACCGTCGCCGGTGGGCGCAATACCTCGTGAACGAGCGCGCCGAGGCCAGGGTCTACCGCGACCTCGCTGCGCGCCGCGAGGGCGAGGAGCGCGAGATCCTGCTGGCCCTCGCCGACGCCGAAGGACGCCACGAGGCGCACTGGCTGGAACTGCTCGGCGGTGAGCCCGATCGCCTGCCGCGCGCCGATTCGGGAACGCGGATGCTGGCATGGATGGCGCGACGATTCGGCTCGATCTTCGTGCTGGCACTGGCCCAGAATGCCGAGGCGCGATCTCCGTACGACACCGAGCCCTCCGCGACGCCGGCGATGGTGGCGGACGAGCGCATCCACCACGAGGTGGTGCGCGGCCTCGCCGCGCGCGGCCGGCGCCGGCTGTCCGGCACGTTCCGCGCCGCCGTGTTCGGGGCCAACGACGGCCTCGTGTCGAACCTCGCCCTGGTGATGGGCATCGGCGCCACCGGCGCGGCGCCCCAGTTCGTGCTGTTCAGCGGCATCGCGGGACTCCTCGCCGGCGCGCTCTCGATGGGGGCGGGCGAGTTCGTGTCGGTGCGCTCGCAGCGCGAGCTGCTGGATGCCACCGAGCCCAGCGACTACGCCGACGCGCTGCTGCCCGATCTCGACCTCGACGCCAACGAGCTCGCCCTCGTCTACCGCACGCGCGGGATGCCCGCGGATGAGGCGCTGAAGCGCGCCCGCCGGGTCGTGGAGACCGCGCAGGCGGCCGATCGCTCCGTGCCGTACTCGCGCACCGAGACCGGCCCGATCAGCACGCGCAGCCATGAGGTGGTCGGCAGCGACCTGGGCGCGGCGGTGTCGAGCTTCCTGTTCTTCGCGTCCGGAGCGATCATCCCCGTCCTGCCGTGGATCTTCGGTCTGTCGGGGGTGACCGCCGTGGTGATCGCGCTCGTGCTGGTCGGCATCGCGCTGATGTCGACGGGGGCGATGGTCGGCCTCCTGTCGGGTGGGCCGCCGCTGCGCCGCGCGCTGCGTCAGCTCGCGATCGGCTTCGGCGCGGCCGCGATCACCTACCTGCTCGGCCTGCTCTTCGGCGTGTCTCTCGGCTGAACGAGGGCGGACGCGAAGAAGGCCCTCCCGATCGGGAGGGCCTTCTTCGTTCTGTGCGCGAGGGGGGACTTGAACCCCCACGCCCGTTAAAGGGCACTAGCACCTCAAGCTAGCGCGTCTACCTATTCCGCCACCCGCGCAGAGTGGTGTTTCCGGTTTCGCAACCGAGGATCGACATTACCATGCTCGGGCGCGACGGACGAATCCTGCCCGCCGAGGCGGACCGCGCGGCCAGGGTAGGTTGGTCCGCATGCCCGATTCGCCCGCCGAGCTGCCCGAGGTCGTCCGCGTCGCACGCGATCTCATCCGCATCGACACCACGAACCACGGCGGCGGCCGTGCGAACGGCGAGCGCGAGGCGGCCGAATACGTCGGCGCCTACCTCGAGTCGCTCGGACTGGTTCCCGAGTACTACGAGCCGATCCCGCGACGCGCGAACGTCTCGGTGCGCGTGCCTGGCCGCGACAGCGCAAAGCCCGCGCTCGTCGTCCACGGCCACCTCGACGTGGTGCCGGCGGTCGCCGAGGACTGGAGCGTCGACCCGTTCGCCGGCGAGATCCGCGACGGGATGCTGTGGGGCCGCGGCGCTGTGGACATGAAGGACATGGACGCCATGATCCTCACCTCCGTCGGCGACCTGCTGCGAGCGGGGGAGCAGCCGGAGCGCGACCTCGTGGTCACGTTCTTCGCCGACGAGGAGAACGGCGGCGTCGAGGGTTCGGCGCTCGTCGTGGCCGACAAGCCGGAGTGGTTCGCCGGGGCGACGGAGGCGATCAGCGAGGTAGGCGGCTATTCGATCTCGGTCGGAGACCGCCGCGCCTACCTGCTGCAGGTGGGGGAGAAGGCCCTGATCTGGCTGAAGCTCACCGCCCGCGGTCGCGCCGCGCACGGCAGCAGCTTCCCGACCGACAACGCGATCACCGCGCTCGCGGAGGCCGTCGCGAAGCTCGGCCGCACACCGTGGCCGATCGCCCTCACCGACACGACCAGGCAGTTCCTCGACGGCTTCGCCGATCTGGCCGGCGGCGGCGTCGCCGACCCGGACGCCCTCGTCGACCAGGCGGGGCCGGCATCCCCCTTCCTGCGCTCCACCCTGCGCACCACGACCAACCCGACCGGGCTGACGGCGGGCTACAAGCACAACGTCATCCCCGATCGCGCCGAGGCGCTCATCGACGTGCGCACCCTGCCCGGCACGGAGGATGCGGTCCTCGCCGAGATCCGGGCGCTGGTGGGCGAGCACATCGAGGTCGAGACGGTCGTCCGCGACGTCGGCCTCGAGGTGCCGTTCGCCGGACCGATCGTCGAGGCCATGGTCGGCGCGCTCGGACGCCACGACCCCGGTGTCCCCGTCATCCCGTACCTGATGGGCGGCGGCACGGACAACAAGGCGCTCTCGCGTCTCGGCATCGCCGGCTACGGCTTCGCGCCGCTGCGCCTGCCCGCCGGCATCGATTTCACCGGCATGTTCCACGGCGTCGACGAGCGCGTTCCGCTCGACGCGCTCGTGTTCGGGCAGGCCGTTCTCACCGACTTCCTCCGCACCTACTGAGAGGCCCTCATGCATCTGATCGAGGCGATCATCCTGGGGCTCGTCCAGGGCCTGACCGAGTTCCTGCCCATCTCGTCCAGCGCGCACCTGCGCATCGCGGGCGAGTTCCTGCCGTCGGCGGAGGACCCGGGCGCGACCTTCACGGCGATCACGCAGATCGGCACCGAGATCGCGGTGCTCGTGTACTTCTGGAAGAAGATCACGCGGATCGTCGCGCAGTGGTTCCGCTCGCTCACCGGCGCGGCGCCCCGCAACGACCCCGACGCGCGGATGGGCTGGATCGTCATCATCGGCACGATCCCGATCGGCGTGCTCGGCTTCCTGTTCCAGGACGTCATCCGCGACACGTTCCGCAACCTCTGGCTCGTGGCGATCGTGCTCATCGTGTTCGGCCTGCTGCTCGGCGCGGCCGACGCGCTCGGCAAGCGCACGCGGCTCGAGGCGGACCTGACCTACCCGCACGGCCTCGCCCTCGGCTTCGCGCAGGCGCTCGCCCTCATCCCCGGCGTGTCCCGCTCGGGCGCGACCACGACGATGGGCCTCGCCCTCGGCTACACGCGTCCCGCCGCCGCTGAGGTCGCGTTCCTGCTCGCCGTCCCCGCCGTCTTCGGCAGCGGGTTCTACGAGCTGCTGCAGGCGATCCGCGAACCCGGTCAGGCCGTCTTCACGCTCGCCGAGACCGCGGTCGCGACAGCTGTCGCCTTCGGCGTCGGCCTGGCGGTGATCGCGTTCCTGATGTCGTACATCAAGAAGCGCAGCTTCCTGCCGTTCGTGATCTACCGCATCGCCGTCGGCGTGCTGCTGATCGTGCTGCTCGCGACGGGCGTGCTGCAGGCGTACTGAGCGGCTACCGCCGCGGGTCGTCGCGGCCCGGCTTCGTCGGGCCGTCGCCTCCCCGGCGCAGGTAGCGCTCGAACTCCTGCGCGATCGCGTCGCCGGACGCCTCGGGCGAATCCCAGGTGTCCCTCGTGCGCTCGAGCTGACGGATGTACTCGGTCATCTCCTCGTCGTCCGCCGCAGCGGCGTCGATCGAGGCCTCCCAGGCCGCCGACTCGGTCGCGAGCTCGCCGCGGGGGACCACGGCGCCGGTGATGTCCTCGAGCCGGTCCAGCAGGGCCAGGGTCGCCTTGGGCGAGGGGGTGTGCCCTGCGACGTAGTGGGGCACGCTCGCCCACAGGGTGGCCGTCGGGATGCCGGCGGTGTCTGCGGCGTGCGAGAGCACGCTGAGGATGCCGACAGGCCCCTCGTAGCTGCTGCGCTCGAGGCCGAGCGCACCGCGGACGTGCTCGTTCTCACTCCCGGCGAACACCGAGATGGGGCGGGTGTGCGGCACGTCGGACATCATCGAGCCGAGGGAGACGAAGCCCGTGATGTCCTCGCGCAGCGCGACGTCCATGAACTCGGCGGCGAAGGCCTGCCACGCCCTGGCCGGCTCGACTCCCGTGAGCAGCCACAGCTGCGTGCCGCCGCGCGTCTGCTTCGCGGGGCGCAGCAGGGTCGCCTCGGGCCACTGCAGGATGCGGGCGCCGTCGGCATCGGACGAGATCTGCGGGCGGGTGTACTGGTAGTCGAAGTAGAGCTCGGGATCGACGGAGAACACCGGCTCGTACGAGCCCTCGGCGCGCAGGAGCGAGACGGCCGACGACGCGGCCTCTCCTGCGTCGTTCCACCCGTCGAATGCGGTCACGAGCACCTTGCGGCCCAGTGCGTCCACACGACCTCCTCGCCTCCGGCACGCCTCGTCGGCCGGCTGTGTCCAGGATAGGCCGACAGTCGCCGGATGGGCCCCGGATAGCATGAAGCAGTGACTTCACCCGCTCTGGCCGCTGTCCTCTGGGACATGGACGGCACCCTCGTCGACACCGAGCCTTACTGGATAGCCGCCGAGACGCCGCTGGTCGAGCGATTCGGCGGCACCTGGACGCACGAGCAGGCGCTGGGCCTCGTGGGTCTCGGCCTCGAGGACGCCGCACGCATCTTCCAGGACGCGGGGGTGCGCATGGCGGTGCACGAGATCGTCGACTCGCTCACCGACGAGGTGATGAACTCGCTGCGCACGCAGGGCGTGCCCTTCCGCCCGGGCGCGCGGGAGCTGCTCGCAAGCCTCAAGGCCGCGGGCGTGAAGACGGCCCTGGTGACCATGTCACTCGGCCGGATGGCGCAGACCGTCGTCGACCTGATCGACTTCGAGGCGTTCGACGTGGTCATCGCCGGCGACGACGCGACCCGCCCCAAGCCCTTCCCCGACCCGTATCTGCAGGCCTGCGCGCTGCTCGGCGTCGACCCCGCAGACACGGTCGCCATCGAGGACTCGCCCAACGGGGCCCGCTCGGCGGTCGCGTCCGGCGCGGTCGTCGTCGGCGTCCCGCACATGGTCTCGCTCACCGGAACCGGCATCCACGCCGAGTGGGCGACGCTCGCGGACCGGACCGTCGACGACGTGATCGGCGTCCACGCCGCGCACACAGCACAAGGAGCATCACGATGAGCATCGACCGACCGAGCGGCCCCTTCCGGGTCGGCGAGCGCGTGCAGCTGACCGGCCCGAAGGGCCGGCTGCACACCATCACCCTCCGCGAGGACGGGGAGATGCACACCCACCACGGCGTACTCAAGCACACCGAGCTGATCGGCCGGCCGGACGGCTCGGTCGTCGCGAACAGCGGCGGACACGAGTATCTCGCCCTGCGCCCGCTGCTGCGCGACTTCGTCATGTCGATGCCGCGCGGCGCGGCGATCGTGTACCCGAAGGATGCGGCGCACATCGTCTCGCAGGCCGACATCTTCCCGGGGGCGGTCGTCGTCGAAGCCGGAGTCGGCTCGGGTGCGCTGTCGCTGTGGCTCCTGCGGGCGACCGGGCAGGCCGGGCGGCTCGTCTCGTTCGAGCGCCGGGCCGACTTCGCCGACGTCGCGCGCGCGAACGTCGAGACCTACCTCGGCGGGGTCCCGGAGAACTGGGAGGTCGTCGTCGGCGACCTCGCCGCCGACCTGCCGACGACGGTGGCCCCGGCATCCGTCGACCGGGTCGTGCTGGACATGCTCGCGCCGTGGGAGTGCATCGACGTCGTCGCCGACGCCCTCACGCCGGGCGGTGTCGTGCTCTGCTACGTGGCCACCGCCACCCAGCTCAGCCGGGTCGCCGAGTACATCCGCGCCACCGGGCTGTTCACCGATCCTGAGGCGAGCGAGACGATGGTCCGCGGCTGGCACGTGGAGGGCCTGGCGGTACGCCCGGACCACCGCATGGTCGCCCACACCGGCTTCCTGATCTGGACCAGGCGGCTCGCTCCCGGTGCTGTCGCCCCCGAGCAGAAGCGCCGCGCATCCAAGAGCAGCTACGGCGACGAAGACGTCGAACTGTGGACGCCCGGGGCGGTCGGCGACCGTCAGATCACCGACAAGAACCTGCGCAAGCGGGTGCGCGAGGCGCAGCGCGCAGCCGAGGGCGCACGCCAGGCCGCGACGCCCGACGCGCCGACGTCAGACGCCGCGGAGGCGGGCATCTAGACTGTTCCGGTGCGCAAGATCCCCGTCGCCCTCGTCGCCCTCGCCCTCGCATCGGTCTCACTCGTCGGCTGCTCCGCGTCATCCGGCGCGGCGGCGTGCCCGCGACCCGAGAGCAGCACAGGTGCCCTCGACAAGGTGACGGTGAGCGGCACGGCCGACGCGGCACCCGATGTCGAGGTGTACTCGCCGTTCCGCACCGACCAGACCGAGTTCGAGGACGTCATCACCGGCGACGGCACGGCGATCACCAGCGACGCCCAGCTCGTGGTCTTCGACCTGACGATCATCGGCGGGGCCGACGGCCGCACGCTCGTGGCATCCGCCTACGACGGCGATCTCAGCCAGGTCGCATCGCTCGAGCGCTGGGGCCAGCTGGTCCCCGGCTTCTCCGACGCCCTGACGTGCGCCACCGAGGGCTCGCGCGTCGTCATCGGCCTCGCGCCGGGCGACGTCGAGACCGAGACGGCCGTCAGCCTCGGGCTCGCCGAGGATGACTCCGCCGTCGCCGTGGTCGACGTCCGCAAGGTGTACCTCCCGCACGCAGACGGCGCCAACCAGTTCAACAGCGGCAGCGGCCTGCCCACCGTGGTCCGCGCGCCCGACGGCCGCCCCGGCATCATCGTCCCCGACGCGGACGCGCCGACCGAGCTCGTCGTCCAGACCCTGAAGAAGGGCGACGGCGAAGAGGTGACCGGCGATCGGCCCGTGCGCGTGCACTACACGGGCGTCACCTGGGCAGACCGCACCGTCTTCGACTCGACCTGGGACACCACCCCGGCGTCCCTGACGCTCGACGGCGTCGTGCCCGGCATGGCCACGGCGCTCGAGGGCGCGACGGTCGGTTCGCAGCTGCTCATCGTCATCCCGCCCGGCGAGGGCTACGGCGACGCGGCGCAGGGCTCGATCCCGGCGAACTCGACCCTGGTCTTCGTGGTCGACATCCTCGGACTGGATCAGGCCGCGCCGACGGAGTAGCCCGCCGGGCCGCCCGTAATATGAGGGGGTGCCCGCGAACTCGTCGAAGATCCCTCCTGAGGAGCGCCTCGTCAATCTCGTGGTCGCGCTGATCGCGACCGAGCAGGGCATCACGAAGGACACCATCCTCTCCAGCGTGTCCGGATACCGGGAGCAGTCGGCCGCGGCGTCGAAGGATGCGCTCGAGAAGATGTTCGAGCGCGACAAGGAGAGCCTGCGCGGCCTCGGGATCCCGATCGACACGATCGGCGACTCGGCAGAGCCGGACGACCTGCGCGAGGCCCGCTACCGCATCCCCAGCACGGAGTACGCCCTGCCGGAGGAGATCGCGTTCACGCCCGCCGAGATCGCCCTGCTGAACCTCGCGGGCGGGGTCTGGAGCGAGAGCTCCATGTCGGCCGACGCCCGGTCGGGTCTGCGCAAGATCCGCGCGCTCGGCAACGTGGTCGACGCCCCCATCATCGGCTACTCGCCCCGGATCAGCATGCGCGATCCGTCCTTCCCCAACCTGCAGCAGGCCATCGAGCAGTGCCGCGCGGTCACGTTCCCCTACCTGAAGCCGGGCGACGAGCAGCCGCGCCGCCGCCGCATGCAGCCGCTCGCGCTGGTCGAGTACGAGGCCAGGTGGCACGTCTTCGGCGTCGACCTGGACGTGGAGTCCGACCGGACCTTCCTGCTGTCGCGGATCGTCGGCGATGTCGAGATCACCCGGCAGTCGTTCGACCCCGCGCTGCGCGAGGGTGCGGGCGAGCGGGCGACGCGCGGGCTCGACGAGGTCGCCGCACACCAGCGCGCGCTCCTCGAGGTCAACCCGGGCACCGAGGCGGCGCTCCGTCTCAGCCGCCGCTCGACCCCCGCCGAGCAGGGGATCGTCGTCCCGTACGTGGACGTCCATGTGTTCGCCGACGAGCTCGCCTCCTACGGCCCCGAGGTGCGCGTGGTCGAGCCTGCAGTGCTCCGCGACCAGGTCATCGCGCGGCTCGACGCCGCTCTGCGGATGAACGGAGTCTCCTGATGGAAGCGCAGAAGCCGCTGCTCGCGACCGATCGTGCCGCGCTGATGCTCCAGCTGGTGCCGTACCTGATCGGCAAGGGCGAGGTCTCGCTCGAGGAGGCGGCGGACGAGTTCGAGGTGACGCCCGCGCGCATGCGGGAGATGGTCGAGAAGCTCACGCTGATCGGGCTGCCCGGCGACGGCGGCTACTGGCAGATGGCCAACGACCTCTTCGACATCGACTGGGATCTGCTCGACGACCGCGACATCATCTCCATCACCAACACGGTCGGACTCGAGCGCGCCCCGCGCCTGACCGCGCGCGAGGCCGCCGCGCTCCTCGCGGGACTGCAGCTGGCCCGCACCCTGCCGGGCGTCGCAGGGACCGACGTGTACACGGGTCTCCTCGCCAAGCTCGCACTGGGCGCGTCCAGCACCCCCGCCGACGTCATCGTGGTCCCCGGCCCGGTCGACGAGGCGCGTGACACGGTGGCCGACGCGCTCACCAGAGGCGTGGCGGTGTCGTTCACCTACAAGGCGCCGGATGCGGAGGCCACCACCCGCACCGTCGACCCGGTCAAGGTGCACATCTCCGACGGACAGTGGTACCTGCAGGGCTGGTGCCATCTGCGGGAGGCGATGCGCACGTTCCACATGGACAGGGTCAGCGACCTCGTGCCGACCGGCATCCCCATCTCGCATGGCGAGGAGCCGGTGCCCGTCTGGTTCGAGCCCGGCGCCGACGACATCGTCGCGCGCGTGCGCTTCCCCGACTCGCTGTCGACGCTGCTGGGGGAGTATCTCGACAGGGCGACGATCGAGTCCGCCGACGGGATGTCGACGGCGACCGTCACGGTGGCCGACGAGTACAGCCTGCGCCGCCTCGCCGCCCGCAGGGGCGGGGTGGTCGAGATCCTGGCGCCCGAGGGCGCCCGTCGCGCCGCGGCGGAGTGGGCGGCCGCCGGTCTCGCGCAGTACCGCTGATCGCCCGGCCCGCCGGGGCGGCGGGACCGCGCCGGCGGACCGAGGGTTACACTGTTGTCACCCCGCACATCCACGAGGAGAACCCCATGGGCGCATTCGGCTGGCCGCACCTCCTGATCATCCTTGCGGTGATCCTGCTGCTGTTCGGCGCGGCGAAGCTGCCGGCACTCGCGAAGAGCGTCGGGCAGTCCGCGCGGGTCTTCAAGGGCGAGATGAAGGCGATGAAGGACGACGACGTGTCCGCCGCTCCCGCACCGCCGGCGACGCCGACCGTCACATCGGACGCAGCCGCACCCGCCGACACGTCGGCGAGCTCCGGCGGCAGCGCCGACGCCAAGCCCTGACCTCACGTGGTCACGGCCGGACCACCGCGCGTCGACGAGCCGGAGAAGCCTCGGCGCGACACGCGCATGACGCTCGCGCAGCACCTCCTCGAGCTGCGGCGGCGCCTCATGATCGCGGCGATCGCGCTGGTCGTCGGGATGATCATCGCGTTCATCATCACGGGCCCGGTGATCGAGCTGCTCACCGAGCCCATCCGCATGGTCGCGGACAACCGCGGTGACAACCTCGCTCAGCTGAACTTCGACACGGTGACCGCGCCGTTCGACATGCGCATGCGCATCGCCTTCGCGATCGGCCTGCTCCTGTCGGCTCCGGTCTGGCTCTGGCAGCTCTGGGCGTTCCTCATGCCCGGTCTCACCCGCAAGGAGATCCGCTACACCGTCGGATTCATGGCTGCGGCGGTGCCGCTGTTCTTCGCGGGCACGGTGGTCGGCTGGTTCGTGCTGCCGCACATGGTGGAGATCATGGCGACCTTCGCCCCCGAGGGCACCGCCCAGTTCTACACCGCGTCGTACTACTACGACTTCGTCTTCAAGCTCCTGCTGGTGATCGGGGTCTCCTTCGTGCTCCCGGTCTTCCTGGTCGCGCTCAACCTGGCCGGGGTCATCACCGGACGCGGCATCCTGAAGGGGTGGCGGGCGGCGGTGCTGATCGCCACGCTGTTCGCGGCGGTCGCGACGCCGGCCGCCGACGTCGTGTCGATGCTCCTGCTCGGCGGGATCCTCATCGTGCTCTTCTTCGCGGCGGCGGGCGTCTCGATGCTGTTCGACCGCCGCCGCGGCCGGCTGCAGAAGGACCTGCTGTCCGAGGCCGACGCGTGACGGACCCGAGTCCGGCGGAGCGCTACGCGCGCGCGCAGGACGCCCGGAGCCACCCGGTCAGCGCGGCCTTCGCCGCCGCACAGGCGTTCGACCTCGATCCGTTCCAGATCGCCGGATGCCACGCGCTCGAGGAGGGGCGGAGCGTGCTGGTGGCAGCGCCCACCGGGGCGGGCAAGACCATCGTGGGCGAGTTCGCGATCCACCTGGCGATGCAGCAGCCGGGGGAGAAGGCGTTCTACACGACCCCGATGAAGGCGCTGTCGAACCAGAAGTTCCGCGAGCTGCAGGAGGTGTACGGCGCAGACGAGGTCGGGCTGCTCACCGGCGACACCAACATCAACGGCAACGCGCGCATCGTGGTGATGACCACCGAGGTGCTGCGCAACATGCTGTACGCCGATTCTGGTGCGCTGCGCGGACTCCGCTTCGTCGTGATGGACGAGGTCCACTACCTGGCCGACCGGTTCCGCGGGGCGGTGTGGGAGGAGGTCATCATCCACCTTCCGCCGTCGGTGCGACTGGTCTCTCTGTCGGCCACGGTGTCCAACGCGGAGGAGTTCGGCGACTGGCTCGACACGGTGCGGGGCGACACCGAGGTGATCGTCTCGGAGATCCGTCCGGTGCCGCTGGAGCAGCACGTGCTGGTCCGCGGAGACCTGCT harbors:
- a CDS encoding DEAD/DEAH box helicase, with protein sequence MADAVAPTGADPEHIGSFAAEHLSPSYPQRAPWGTAQRLRAWQAEALDQYFGMDGPDGVGKGPRDFLAAATPGAGKTTFALRLASELLRRHVVTRIVVVAPTEHLKTQWADAAARVGIRLDPAFSNRHGLPARQYHGVAVTYAQVAVKSSVHERLIADARTLVILDEVHHGGDALSWGDALREAYGRATRRLLLSGTPFRSDTAPIPFVEYHPDAKGHRISRTDYAYGYRRALEDGVVRPVLFLVYAGQMRWRTRTGDEMEAQLGQDNTKDITAQAWRTALDPEGEWIPAVLQSADRRLSEVREQVPDAGGLVIATDQTAARAYAEILQRITGEAPTIVLSDEAEASSRIETFAQSTSRWMVAVRMVSEGVDVPRLAVGVYATSASTPLFFAQAIGRFVRARRRGETASVFLPNVPTLLALAHELEVQRDHALDRDSEGDDDGLLDDDALAAAEEGDSASDDLTYEFTYQALGSLAHFDRVLYDGREFGQLAVPGTPEEEEFLGLPGLLEPEHVHELLMQRQSRQSRHRKAREAAEAPAGGPPHDAPPAALHRTLKEQRQLLNSLVGLYARQAGEQHGLVHAELRRICGGPAVSHATVAQLQARIDVLRKRVHS
- a CDS encoding M20/M25/M40 family metallo-hydrolase, whose protein sequence is MPDSPAELPEVVRVARDLIRIDTTNHGGGRANGEREAAEYVGAYLESLGLVPEYYEPIPRRANVSVRVPGRDSAKPALVVHGHLDVVPAVAEDWSVDPFAGEIRDGMLWGRGAVDMKDMDAMILTSVGDLLRAGEQPERDLVVTFFADEENGGVEGSALVVADKPEWFAGATEAISEVGGYSISVGDRRAYLLQVGEKALIWLKLTARGRAAHGSSFPTDNAITALAEAVAKLGRTPWPIALTDTTRQFLDGFADLAGGGVADPDALVDQAGPASPFLRSTLRTTTNPTGLTAGYKHNVIPDRAEALIDVRTLPGTEDAVLAEIRALVGEHIEVETVVRDVGLEVPFAGPIVEAMVGALGRHDPGVPVIPYLMGGGTDNKALSRLGIAGYGFAPLRLPAGIDFTGMFHGVDERVPLDALVFGQAVLTDFLRTY
- a CDS encoding VIT1/CCC1 transporter family protein, with the translated sequence MSAPAVPPSRDRRRWAQYLVNERAEARVYRDLAARREGEEREILLALADAEGRHEAHWLELLGGEPDRLPRADSGTRMLAWMARRFGSIFVLALAQNAEARSPYDTEPSATPAMVADERIHHEVVRGLAARGRRRLSGTFRAAVFGANDGLVSNLALVMGIGATGAAPQFVLFSGIAGLLAGALSMGAGEFVSVRSQRELLDATEPSDYADALLPDLDLDANELALVYRTRGMPADEALKRARRVVETAQAADRSVPYSRTETGPISTRSHEVVGSDLGAAVSSFLFFASGAIIPVLPWIFGLSGVTAVVIALVLVGIALMSTGAMVGLLSGGPPLRRALRQLAIGFGAAAITYLLGLLFGVSLG
- a CDS encoding undecaprenyl-diphosphate phosphatase, whose product is MHLIEAIILGLVQGLTEFLPISSSAHLRIAGEFLPSAEDPGATFTAITQIGTEIAVLVYFWKKITRIVAQWFRSLTGAAPRNDPDARMGWIVIIGTIPIGVLGFLFQDVIRDTFRNLWLVAIVLIVFGLLLGAADALGKRTRLEADLTYPHGLALGFAQALALIPGVSRSGATTTMGLALGYTRPAAAEVAFLLAVPAVFGSGFYELLQAIREPGQAVFTLAETAVATAVAFGVGLAVIAFLMSYIKKRSFLPFVIYRIAVGVLLIVLLATGVLQAY
- a CDS encoding SGNH/GDSL hydrolase family protein produces the protein MPESSDPRSPYVPNAGPHPWRRYVALGDSFTEGVGDPEPDSPNGLRGWADRAAEVLASQVDDFAYANLAVRGKLIRQVVDGQVDAALALTPDLITFSAGGNDVIRPGGDPDAVAVLFEDAVQRLSADGATLVVFTGIDTNFTPVFRGIRGRVAIYNENIRAIAEKHDAIVADQWGLKEVQDMRFFDDDRLHMNPLGHHEVARMVLRALNVPNDLQPMQPDPRPAHNWREARAGDLVWARTHLVPWVLRRLRHQSSGDAITAKRPEAMPVITLAPGRDAAASPGEQV